Proteins from a genomic interval of Drosophila melanogaster chromosome 2R:
- the CG12699 gene encoding uncharacterized protein — MSEEEAPGSPGEAVEEEDTTTSDADTTTAGARMMMIHPWLTAAAVAMYATKVMWVKFREIGLAKQEKRLKNQLAKQSKPLQTIDEDVSESDAEYDAESDAESDAESDAEDEDVVGPQVEDAAEGPGFEPNRVDICHRPIEVSTDC, encoded by the coding sequence ATGTCAGAAGAAGAAGCCCCAGGATCTCCGGGTGAGGCTGTTGAAGAAGAAGATACCACTACATCCGATGCTGATACAACCACAGCTGGTGCCCGCATGATGATGATCCACCCATGGCTGACGGCCGCCGCAGTGGCCATGTATGCCACCAAGGTCATGTGGGTCAAGTTCCGTGAGATCGGCCTGGCTAAACAGGAAAAACGGCTCAAAAATCAACTGGCGAAGCAGTCTAAGCCCTTGCAGACTATTGATGAAGATGTTTCCGAATCTGATGCAGAATATGATGCAGAATCTGATGCAGAATCTGATGCAGAATCAGATGCAGAGGACGAAGACGTCGTCGGGCCCCAAGTCGAAGATGCAGCAGAGGGACCGGGATTCGAGCCAAACCGTGTGGATATATGCCATCGCCCGATCGAAGTCTCTACTGACTGCTGA
- the CG18469 gene encoding uncharacterized protein, with translation MSESASEDTDSEGVAAVPVPDTTPRDADATTSGARMMMQHPWLTAAGVAVYATRVIWVKLRVLRLAKQLRLQKQRFWKSNPWQDNESGSEAESDTDGEEGDSDESTDTDVNRNRIEATDNDRLVRVPQ, from the coding sequence ATGAGTGAGTCCGCATCTGAGGACACAGATTCTGAAGGGGTTGCTGCCGTGCCAGTTCCCGATACCACGCCTCGCGATGCGGACGCCACAACTTCCGGAGCCCGGATGATGATGCAACACCCATGGTTGACGGCAGCCGGAGTTGCCGTCTATGCCACCAGAGTCATTTGGGTCAAGTTGCGTGTGCTCCGGTTGGCCAAACAGTTGCGCCTCCAGAAGCAAAGATTTTGGAAGTCTAATCCCTGGCAGGACAATGAATCTGGCTCTGAGGCAGAGAGTGATACCGATGGCGAGGAAGGCGATTCTGACGAGtctacagatacagatgtgAATCGTAATAGAATTGAAGCTACTGATAATGATCGGTTAGTCCGAGTGCCGCAATAG